In the genome of Hyphobacterium sp. CCMP332, one region contains:
- a CDS encoding OsmC family protein — MEHKVNTKWTEGLSFKSDVSGFNIVMDAKPEVGGQDMGPSPKKLMLSSMTGCTGMDVISLLKKMRQEVTDFEIEAEARQTEEHPKHYDKIHITYKFKGNNLDEAKIRKAVNLSLEKYCGISYMLGKAAKIDYEIVIE; from the coding sequence ATGGAACATAAGGTAAACACAAAATGGACAGAAGGGCTGAGTTTTAAATCGGATGTGAGCGGGTTTAATATAGTAATGGACGCCAAGCCCGAAGTAGGAGGGCAGGATATGGGGCCAAGCCCCAAAAAATTAATGTTGTCTTCCATGACCGGCTGCACAGGTATGGATGTCATATCCTTATTAAAGAAAATGCGACAGGAGGTTACTGATTTTGAAATCGAAGCAGAAGCGAGACAGACCGAGGAGCACCCCAAACATTACGATAAGATTCATATTACCTATAAGTTTAAAGGCAATAATCTCGATGAAGCCAAAATCAGAAAAGCGGTGAATTTATCGCTTGAAAAATACTGCGGTATCAGCTATATGCTCGGGAAGGCTGCGAAGATTGATTATGAAATTGTGATTGAGTAG